In Thermoanaerobaculia bacterium, a genomic segment contains:
- a CDS encoding TolC family protein codes for MIPLLFALILSAPPAPLTLDEALRLAHEANARLPEAALETQAADEKIREARAERWMKVAIDGDFVYAPPGGYDPVVTNAGEARLQLTAKQPVYDGGARRAAIAKAAAERDASSARYRVAEKDLDVEVTSRYAELVETEEESQARRGGLERLRRYRTSLESRKASGQGVAADLLKTDVRIASDEADAIDADARAAQARTELNVLMGRAPDAPLTVVAPPIPTGAPAASTGPPPESPEVREAEALARGTDADVLAAEAERKPHLFASADAGWWGADTTRWSIDRWRRDAGFSLGLQVSWLLFDFGASDARIARARIEGRRARLEIVARERDAALQRAKARETAEALRRQIDVLSRAEPAARDSWLEAESRYRGGAATALEVIDAYAAAVDASVKLSQAESRLRIAEALEKRWETP; via the coding sequence ATGATTCCGCTTCTCTTCGCCCTGATCCTTTCCGCTCCCCCCGCGCCCCTGACCCTCGACGAGGCCCTCCGCCTCGCGCACGAGGCGAACGCGAGGCTTCCCGAGGCGGCGCTCGAGACGCAGGCCGCCGACGAGAAGATCCGGGAAGCGCGAGCCGAACGGTGGATGAAGGTCGCGATCGACGGTGACTTCGTCTACGCGCCTCCCGGCGGCTACGATCCCGTCGTCACGAACGCCGGGGAGGCGCGCCTGCAGCTCACCGCGAAGCAGCCGGTTTACGACGGCGGCGCGCGGCGGGCGGCGATCGCGAAGGCGGCGGCCGAGCGCGACGCCTCGTCGGCGCGCTACCGCGTCGCGGAGAAAGACCTCGACGTCGAGGTTACGAGCCGCTACGCCGAGCTGGTCGAGACCGAGGAGGAATCGCAAGCCCGGCGCGGCGGCCTCGAAAGGCTGCGCCGCTACCGGACGTCGCTCGAGAGCCGGAAGGCCTCGGGCCAGGGCGTGGCCGCCGACCTCCTGAAGACCGACGTGCGGATCGCGTCGGACGAGGCCGACGCGATCGACGCCGACGCGCGCGCGGCCCAAGCGCGCACGGAGCTGAACGTGCTGATGGGCCGCGCTCCCGACGCCCCGCTGACGGTCGTCGCTCCGCCGATCCCGACCGGCGCCCCCGCCGCATCGACCGGTCCGCCGCCCGAATCGCCGGAAGTCCGCGAGGCCGAGGCGCTCGCGCGCGGGACCGACGCCGACGTCCTCGCCGCGGAGGCCGAGCGCAAACCGCACCTCTTCGCTTCCGCGGATGCCGGCTGGTGGGGCGCCGACACGACGCGATGGTCGATCGACCGCTGGCGGCGGGACGCGGGGTTCTCGCTCGGCCTCCAGGTTTCCTGGCTGCTCTTCGACTTCGGCGCCTCGGACGCGCGGATCGCGCGTGCCCGGATCGAGGGCCGAAGGGCGCGGCTCGAGATCGTCGCCCGGGAGAGGGACGCCGCCCTCCAGCGCGCGAAGGCGCGAGAGACCGCCGAGGCGCTTCGCCGGCAGATCGACGTGCTGTCCCGCGCGGAGCCGGCAGCGCGCGATTCCTGGCTCGAAGCCGAGAGCCGGTACCGCGGCGGGGCCGCGACCGCGCTCGAGGTGATCGACGCGTACGCGGCGGCGGTCGACGCCTCCGTCAAGCTCTCGCAGGCGGAGTCGCGCCTGAGGATCGCGGAGGCGCTGGAAAAACGATGGGAGACCCCGTGA